In Candidatus Cohnella colombiensis, one DNA window encodes the following:
- a CDS encoding VOC family protein, with amino-acid sequence MISRFHHAQITIPKGKEDEARYFYCGILQLKEITKPESLIGRGGFWVLVGDQQLHIGTEDGVNRLLTKAHLAFEVNDIKAIEKLLTDNGMEILESVPIPGYERFEFRDPFGNRVECIKLL; translated from the coding sequence ATGATAAGTCGATTTCATCATGCTCAAATTACAATACCGAAGGGCAAAGAGGATGAGGCAAGATACTTCTATTGTGGAATCTTGCAGTTGAAAGAAATCACAAAGCCAGAATCCTTAATAGGCAGAGGTGGATTTTGGGTTCTTGTTGGTGATCAACAATTACATATTGGAACTGAAGATGGTGTAAACCGTTTATTAACAAAAGCCCATTTAGCTTTTGAAGTGAATGACATAAAAGCTATTGAAAAACTGCTAACAGACAATGGGATGGAAATCCTGGAATCAGTACCGATACCAGGATATGAGAGATTCGAATTCAGGGATCCGTTTGGCAATCGAGTAGAGTGTATAAAACTGCTATAA